The Peribacillus sp. FSL P2-0133 genome has a segment encoding these proteins:
- the udk gene encoding uridine kinase, with the protein MTRKKPVVIGVTGGSGSGKTSVTRSIFEFFQGHSILMIEQDYYYKDQSHLPFEERLKTNYDHPLAFDNDLLIDHINALLRYETIEKPVYDYSIHTRSEEVITVEPQDVIILEGILVLEDERLRDLMDMKLYVDTDADLRILRRMTRDIKERGRSIDSVIEQYISVVRPMHNQFIEPTKRYADIIIPEGGQNHVAIDLMVTKIQTILEQKSFL; encoded by the coding sequence ATGACAAGAAAGAAACCAGTGGTCATCGGAGTTACCGGAGGGTCGGGATCAGGTAAAACAAGTGTTACCCGTTCCATTTTTGAATTCTTTCAAGGACATTCCATCTTGATGATCGAACAAGACTATTACTATAAAGATCAAAGTCATCTGCCTTTTGAAGAGCGCTTGAAAACGAACTATGATCATCCGCTTGCATTTGATAATGATTTGCTAATCGATCACATTAACGCATTGCTGCGTTATGAAACGATAGAAAAACCGGTTTATGATTATTCGATCCATACGCGTTCAGAAGAAGTCATCACAGTTGAGCCCCAGGATGTCATCATCCTTGAAGGGATTCTTGTGCTGGAGGATGAGCGCCTCCGGGACCTGATGGATATGAAGCTTTATGTTGATACGGACGCAGACTTGCGGATCCTTCGTCGGATGACCCGTGATATTAAAGAACGCGGCCGTTCCATAGATTCCGTCATCGAGCAATACATCAGTGTCGTCCGTCCGATGCATAATCAGTTCATAGAACCGACGAAGCGTTATGCCGACATCATCATACCAGAAGGCGGTCAGAACCATGTGGCGATTGACCTTATGGTGACAAAAATTCAAACAATCCTTGAACAAAAGTCTTTTTTGTAA
- the greA gene encoding transcription elongation factor GreA codes for MAIEKEYPMTKEGKLKLEQELEQLKTVKRKEVVERIKIARSFGDLSENSEYDSAKEEQAFVEGRITTIENMIRNAKIIEGNDSNTDTVSLGKSVTFVELPNGDEETYSIVGSVEADPFEGKISNDSPIAKSLIGKRVGDKVSIMTPGGEMSVKIVSID; via the coding sequence TTGGCAATTGAAAAAGAATATCCAATGACTAAAGAAGGTAAGTTAAAGCTTGAACAGGAACTGGAACAGTTAAAAACGGTTAAACGTAAAGAAGTGGTGGAAAGAATCAAAATCGCCCGCAGTTTTGGGGACCTTTCCGAGAACTCAGAGTACGATTCCGCAAAAGAAGAGCAGGCTTTCGTTGAAGGACGCATTACAACAATCGAAAACATGATCCGTAATGCAAAAATCATTGAAGGCAATGATTCGAATACAGATACAGTTTCACTAGGGAAGTCGGTAACATTCGTGGAACTTCCAAATGGTGACGAAGAAACATATTCCATCGTAGGAAGCGTTGAAGCGGACCCATTCGAAGGGAAAATCTCCAATGATTCCCCGATCGCGAAAAGCCTGATAGGGAAAAGGGTCGGCGACAAGGTATCGATCATGACACCTGGCGGCGAAATGAGCGTGAAGATCGTATCCATCGACTAA
- a CDS encoding U32 family peptidase, with amino-acid sequence MNAIADKISKIVDGKRVIVKKPELLAPAGNLEKLKIAVHYGADAVFIGGQEYGLRSNAGNFTFEEMKEGVEFANKYGAKVYVTTNIFAHNENIDGLDEYLEGLQEAGVHGIIVADPLIIETCKRVAPNVEIHLSTQQSLSNWKAVQYWKEEGLERVVLARETSADEIREMKEKVDIEIEAFVHGAMCIAYSGRCTLSNHMTARDSNRGGCCQSCRWDYDLYELDQDGEKALFDKEDAPFAMSPKDLKLIESLPGMIEIGIDSLKVEGRMKSIHYIATVVSVYRKVIDAYCADPDNFKIKQEWLEELDKCANRETASSFMEGEIPGYKQQMFGNHTVKTRFDFAGLVLDYNEETKIVTMQQRNFFKPGDEVEFFGPEIENFTQKIGTIWDESGKELEAARHPLQIVRIQVDNRVHVNNMMRKEN; translated from the coding sequence TTGAATGCTATTGCTGATAAAATTTCCAAGATCGTTGATGGAAAGAGAGTCATTGTAAAAAAACCGGAATTGCTAGCTCCGGCCGGCAACCTTGAAAAATTAAAAATTGCCGTCCATTACGGCGCGGATGCCGTGTTCATTGGCGGTCAGGAATATGGTCTTCGTTCCAATGCCGGCAACTTCACGTTTGAGGAAATGAAGGAAGGCGTCGAATTCGCTAATAAGTATGGTGCTAAAGTATATGTAACTACAAATATCTTCGCACATAATGAAAATATCGATGGTCTGGATGAATACCTGGAAGGTCTTCAGGAGGCTGGGGTTCATGGTATCATCGTCGCCGATCCATTAATCATTGAAACATGTAAAAGGGTCGCTCCGAACGTCGAGATCCATTTAAGCACGCAACAATCGCTATCGAACTGGAAGGCTGTTCAGTATTGGAAAGAAGAAGGCTTGGAGCGTGTTGTTTTGGCACGTGAGACGAGTGCTGATGAAATCCGTGAAATGAAGGAGAAGGTCGATATCGAAATCGAGGCTTTCGTTCATGGAGCCATGTGCATTGCCTATTCTGGTCGCTGCACCCTTTCGAACCATATGACGGCACGTGATTCGAACCGCGGAGGCTGCTGTCAGTCTTGCCGTTGGGATTATGATTTATATGAGTTGGATCAAGACGGAGAAAAGGCTTTATTCGATAAAGAAGATGCTCCATTCGCAATGAGTCCAAAAGACTTGAAGCTGATTGAATCACTGCCAGGCATGATTGAAATTGGCATAGACAGCTTAAAAGTCGAAGGAAGAATGAAATCGATTCATTATATTGCAACAGTTGTCAGCGTCTATCGTAAAGTGATTGATGCGTATTGTGCCGATCCTGACAATTTCAAGATTAAACAAGAATGGCTGGAAGAGCTTGATAAATGTGCGAACCGTGAGACGGCATCATCGTTCATGGAGGGGGAAATTCCTGGGTATAAACAGCAAATGTTCGGGAATCATACCGTAAAGACTCGCTTCGACTTTGCAGGATTAGTGCTTGATTACAACGAGGAAACTAAAATCGTTACCATGCAGCAACGTAATTTCTTCAAGCCTGGGGATGAAGTGGAGTTTTTTGGACCGGAAATTGAAAACTTCACTCAAAAAATCGGTACGATCTGGGATGAGTCAGGTAAGGAGCTGGAGGCAGCCCGCCATCCGCTTCAAATTGTCCGCATTCAAGTAGATAATAGAGTTCATGTGAACAATATGATGCGGAAGGAGAATTGA